In the genome of Apostichopus japonicus isolate 1M-3 chromosome 15, ASM3797524v1, whole genome shotgun sequence, one region contains:
- the LOC139981496 gene encoding uncharacterized protein, producing METQAVTSMSLPPLQNLPQWPRIQTLDKARYPRPFLKDHIQVLPQPSNFHGRQYDTDTLDGTSVSGDMDPATKLVHLEKSIDFLKRHHREVLESLHEEIENLKTENKELQFKAIMAREDTPKKESTQSSIESQKSSKARSKMSSPSQAQKFDQLKSMFLEEKVKELTATLQDSRNGNAFLQQRLTETLEKRPISFETGQQTSPSVDSSRDHLVPVSVHPLKVQRPNDSHPRQPTMEECELIIMRLHESNESLQHDLLRLKSDLKDVLYSHKWTPDAYLLAKAYVASDAPQEIKGKLPRVALQNQSKKLPATAFIKDTISLPPLTQTMGNKAVDRQKRVHAIKRARQQRKEVFL from the exons ATGGAGACCCAAGCAGTTACATCCATGAGCTTGCCACCATTGCAGAACTTACCTCAATGGCCTCGTATACAGACATTAGATAAAGCAAGGTATCCCAGACCTTTCTTAAAGGACCACATACAAGTGCTGCCTCAACCCTCAAACTTTCATGGGAGACAGTATGACACAGATACATTAGATGGTACATCAGTATCAGGGGATATGGACCCAGCTACCAAATTAGTTCATCTTGAAAAAAGTATAGATTTTTTGAAACGTCATCACCGCGAGGTACTGGAAAGTCTACatgaagaaattgaaaatttgaagaCAGAAAATAAAG AGCTACAATTTAAGGCAATTATGGCAAGAGAAGATACACCCAAAAAAG AGTCTACCCAGTCATCAATTGAAAGTCAGAAGTCCAGCAAAGCTAGGAGTAAAATGTCTTCCCCATCTCAAG CACAAAAATTTGACCAATTAAAGTCCATGTTCCTGGAGGAAAAAGTGAAAGAATTAACAGCTACATTACAAGATAGCAGGAATGGTAATGCCTTCCTGCAACAGAGACTAACTGAAACATTAGAAAAGAG GCCAATCAGCTTTGAAACTGGTCAACAGACAAGTCCAAGTGTTGATTCTTCCCGGGATCACTTGGTGCCGGTCAGCGTCCATCCCCTGAAGGTGCAGAGACCAAACGACTCTCATCCCCGCCAGCCAACGATGGAGGAATGTGAACTGATAATAATGAGGCTGCACGAATCGAACGAAAGTTTGCAACACGAC TTATTGAGACTGAAATCAGATTTAAAGGATGTGCTGTATTCCCACAAGTGGACACCAGATGCTTATCTCCTGGCTAAGGCATACGTGGCATCTGATGCACCTCAAGAAAT AAAAGGGAAGCTTCCAAGAGTTGCTCTACAAAATCAGTCCAAGAAATT GCCAGCGACAGCTTTCATTAAAGACACTATATCCCTGCCACCTCTAACACAGACGATGGGTAACAAAGCTGTGGACAGGCAGAAGAGGGTCCATGCCATAAAGAGAGCCAGACAACAAAGGAAAGAAGTATTTCTTTGA
- the LOC139981023 gene encoding uncharacterized protein isoform X1 translates to MNVIHRNTVLSGGAMQYNNQLQFNLNVPSNSANVTTRYQHPGPIIVEKVGGKPGTRPGSQDENLKSSVKLSLASEEKLSWALQLARRDIKNMLHQQRAVIQEDEEKKKKKQNAQVKKKRGKITKKASMYTKNSKLAVGQTSQNVFKKSVKTQTPPTKLVHYSRQGVLSHLPPGSAEKIFMSSTPIKSTEAKRENKGQMEENQTSKEKLSPNSRQTKEINKLRHELKFYVQRIENLTKEVQSSPTRQDEDERDTLRRKVKRAEQTNRSSRLVYSLQQQVRELQEDLKKAGPTKIKHSKRSQILTRLAAAHRGAVRILQAFLQQLPDQVTEKGILPPLYQELGQLIHKLSLCTRQLEVDHNGIPDDIFTIFEKFQTPVKSRHSSGVSGGVRNLSPVSSRRKLEFGKNLFSDQNHQPSVSPLFKEYVPHQQAQHFSPQRRFSPGYGTAQRLRSDVVKQIATPGSPERIAAIKAGLEALMRVEEPNYNKRENSNKTKPLTQKKRPLLRGRKGVLLPSKSKASQSQDNKGRHLTSNAHYQQATKASKLKATEVRTQRNTEEAKPDQKPPWAPPGSPHSSHRSPTQRKLEPEENEGEEEELKRGLPRTKRVLFEDEAEDINNVELTRGELLQRERSERLDDARDFDWLREDDCNERLSYHGSSTQKSKDAESMITEAERRILKRLEPLLEKAEDIVSKQETWQRTQPEPTVQQKLSRKMTDKVTDQAGLLSELLLEDVLEDTVQEVEEMKRQNEAERLAGSLENKPTYETMLQTLERMEAEEDRIRRRWKRVSYHDPLTRDVERHDKKVGDELFMGTPLEGDLLERLEEPPVKHTGIHYTTRTAPSGRTIAISDPGMVEYHLVGDDPSQVTDSDSSQVIDGHSRVIGVCRSSLVIGDDSERSPSSSIEEQHSPRQEPLHAWSRSPQSRFKINVPSDVEKSVQENRRIFQNHLKRKSHLEYGEFDPWKLISEVSDDLVDGILQDVAEELTDFSGGFMDALYKAEFEDKTS, encoded by the exons ATGAAT GTAATTCATAGGAATACGGTATTATCCGGAGGAGCAATGCAATATAACAACCAATTGCAGTTTAATCTCAATGTTCCTAGTAATTCAGCCAATGTTACCACAAGATATCAGCATCCTGGCCCGATCATCGTTGAAAAAGTCGGTGGTAAGCCAGGCACAAGACCTGGATCTCAAGATGAAAATCTTAAGAGCTCTGTCAAGCTAAGTTTGgcttctgaagaaaaactctcATGGGCCTTACAGCTTGCCAGACGGGACATCAAGAACATGCTTCATCAGCAACGAGCTGTGATCCAGGAAgatgaagagaagaagaagaagaaacaaaatgcCCAAGTGAAGAAAAAGAGAGGAAAGATCACAAAGAAGGCATCGATGTACACCAAAAATTCAAAGCTAGCTGTCGGACAAACTTCCCAAAATGTCTTTAAGAAGTCTGTAAAGACCCAGACTCCACCGACCAAACTTGTGCATTACAGCAGGCAAGGAGTGTTGAGTCATCTACCTCCAGGGTCTGCCGAGAAGATTTTCATGTCTTCAACACCAATAAAATCGACAGAAGCGAAAAGAGAGAACAAAGGACAGATGGAAGAGAATCAGACCAGTAAAGAGAAGCTCAGTCCAAACAGTCGTCAGACGAAGGAAATCAACAAATTGAGGCACGAGCTGAAATTTTATGTACAGAGAATTGAAAACCTCACAAAGGAAG TTCAATCGTCTCCGACACGACAAGATGAAGatgaaagagatactttgaggAGAAAAGTGAAAAGAGCTGAACAGACTAACCGATCATCCCGTCTAGTCTACTCCCTGCAACAACAA GTCAGAGAATTACAGGAAGATCTTAAGAAAGCAGGGCCAACAAAGATCAAACACAGCAAGAGA AGCCAGATCCTCACCCGATTAGCTGCTGCTCATCGCGGGGCAGTTCGCATCCTGCAGGCATTTCTACAACAACTACCAGACCAGGTCACTGAAAAAGGAATACTGCCACCACTCTACCAAGAACTGGGTCAATTGATCCATAAGCTTTCACTGTGCACAAGGCAGCTAGAAGTTGATCACAACGGAATCCCAGATGATATTTTCACGATATTCGAGAAATTTCAG ACTCCAGTAAAGTCTCGGCATTCATCAGGTGTCTCAGGAGGAGTGAGAAACCTATCTCCAGTCAGCAgcagaagaaaacttgaatTTGGGAAGAACCTTTTTTCTGATCAGAATCATCAACCATCAGTGTCTCCTCTGTTTAAAG AATACGTTCCACATCAGCAAGCCCAACACTTCTCACCACAGAGACGTTTTTCTCCAGGGTATGGGACAGCTCAACGGCTCAGATCTGATGTTGTCAAACAAATAG CAACACCAGGCTCCCCAGAGAGAATTGCAGCGATCAAAGCAGGTCTGGAAGCTTTGATGAGAGTCGAAGAACCAAATTATAACAAGAGGGAGAATTCTAACAAGACAAAGCCTCTCACTCAGAAGAAGAGACCATTGTTAAGAGGAAGAAAAGGAGTTCTGTTACCTTCAAAGTCAAAG GCATCTCAAAGTCAAGATAATAAAGGGAGACATTTGACAAGCAATGCCCACTATCAACAAGCAACCAAAGCATCCaaattgaaggcaacagaggttAGAACACAGAGGAACACAGAGGAGGCAAAACCAGATCAGAAACCTCCTTGGGCACCACCTGGATCACCTCATAGTTCTCACAGGTCACCAACACAGAGAAAGCTGGAGCCAGAAGAGAatgaaggagaagaagaagagttAAAGAGGGGTCTTCCCAGGACAAAGAGGGTTTTGTTCGAAGACGAAGCAGAAGATATTAACAATGTTGAATTGACTAGAGGAGAATTACTTCAAAGAGAAAGATCTGAGAGACTTGATGATGCGAGAGACTTTGATTGGTTAAGAGAG GATGACTGTAATGAAAGATTGAGTTACCATGGTAGCAGCACCCAGAAGTCAAAGGACGCAGAGTCCATGATCACGGAGGCAGAGAGACGAATATTAAAGAGGCTTGAACCACTCCTAGAGAAAGCTGAA GATATCGTGTCCAAGCAGGAGACGTGGCAAAGGACACAGCCTGAGCCAACGGTACAGCAaaaattatcaagaaaaatGACTGACAAG GTTACAGACCAGGCTGGTCTACTTAGTGAGCTACTCCTGGAGGATGTTTTAGAGGATACAGTACAAGAGGTGGAGGAGATGAAGAGACAAAATGAAGCAGAGAGGTTAGCTGGTAGCCTGGAGAACAAACCTACGTATGAAACCATGCTGCAAACTCTGGAGAGGATGGAG GCGGAAGAAGATAGAATACGAAGAAGATGGAAACGGGTATCCTATCACGACCCTCTGACCAGAGACGTGGAAAGACACGATAAGAAAGTTGGGGATGAACTGTTCATGGGCACGCCGTTAGAGGGCGATCTTCTGGAAAG GCTTGAAGAACCACCAGTAAAGCACACTGGTATACATTATACCACAAGGACTGCACCATCTGGTAGAACTATTGCAATATCTGATCCTGGCATGGTAGAATATCACCTCGTTGGTGATGACCCATCACAGGTCACAGACAGTGACTCATCTCAGGTGATCGACGGTCACTCTCGGGTCATCGGGGTTTGTCGCTCCTCTTTGGTCATAGGCGACGACTCAGAAAGAAGCCCTTCTTCATCAATAGAGGAACAACATTCCCCTAGACAGGAACCTCTCCATGCTTGGAGTAGATCCCCTCAAAGTCGGTTTAAAATAAATGTACCCTCGGATGTGGAGAAGAGCGTTCAAGAAAACAGAAGGATCTTCCAAAATCATCTGAAGAGGAAGTCTCACTTAGAGTATGGAGAGTTTGATCCGTGGAAACTTATATCTGA agtCTCCGATGATCTTGTGGATGGCATTTTACAAGATGTTGCCGAAGAATTAACAGATTTCAGTGGCGGGTTTATGGATGCACTTTACAAAGCTGAATTTGAAGACAAAACAAGTTAA
- the LOC139981023 gene encoding protein moonraker-like isoform X2, with protein sequence MNVIHRNTVLSGGAMQYNNQLQFNLNVPSNSANVTTRYQHPGPIIVEKVGGKPGTRPGSQDENLKSSVKLSLASEEKLSWALQLARRDIKNMLHQQRAVIQEDEEKKKKKQNAQVKKKRGKITKKASMYTKNSKLAVGQTSQNVFKKSVKTQTPPTKLVHYSRQGVLSHLPPGSAEKIFMSSTPIKSTEAKRENKGQMEENQTSKEKLSPNSRQTKEINKLRHELKFYVQRIENLTKEVQSSPTRQDEDERDTLRRKVKRAEQTNRSSRLVYSLQQQVRELQEDLKKAGPTKIKHSKRSQILTRLAAAHRGAVRILQAFLQQLPDQVTEKGILPPLYQELGQLIHKLSLCTRQLEVDHNGIPDDIFTIFEKFQTPVKSRHSSGVSGGVRNLSPVSSRRKLEFGKNLFSDQNHQPSVSPLFKEYVPHQQAQHFSPQRRFSPGYGTAQRLRSDVVKQIATPGSPERIAAIKAGLEALMRVEEPNYNKRENSNKTKPLTQKKRPLLRGRKGVLLPSKSKASQSQDNKGRHLTSNAHYQQATKASKLKATEVRTQRNTEEAKPDQKPPWAPPGSPHSSHRSPTQRKLEPEENEGEEEELKRGLPRTKRVLFEDEAEDINNVELTRGELLQRERSERLDDARDFDWLREDDCNERLSYHGSSTQKSKDAESMITEAERRILKRLEPLLEKAEVTDQAGLLSELLLEDVLEDTVQEVEEMKRQNEAERLAGSLENKPTYETMLQTLERMEAEEDRIRRRWKRVSYHDPLTRDVERHDKKVGDELFMGTPLEGDLLERLEEPPVKHTGIHYTTRTAPSGRTIAISDPGMVEYHLVGDDPSQVTDSDSSQVIDGHSRVIGVCRSSLVIGDDSERSPSSSIEEQHSPRQEPLHAWSRSPQSRFKINVPSDVEKSVQENRRIFQNHLKRKSHLEYGEFDPWKLISEVSDDLVDGILQDVAEELTDFSGGFMDALYKAEFEDKTS encoded by the exons ATGAAT GTAATTCATAGGAATACGGTATTATCCGGAGGAGCAATGCAATATAACAACCAATTGCAGTTTAATCTCAATGTTCCTAGTAATTCAGCCAATGTTACCACAAGATATCAGCATCCTGGCCCGATCATCGTTGAAAAAGTCGGTGGTAAGCCAGGCACAAGACCTGGATCTCAAGATGAAAATCTTAAGAGCTCTGTCAAGCTAAGTTTGgcttctgaagaaaaactctcATGGGCCTTACAGCTTGCCAGACGGGACATCAAGAACATGCTTCATCAGCAACGAGCTGTGATCCAGGAAgatgaagagaagaagaagaagaaacaaaatgcCCAAGTGAAGAAAAAGAGAGGAAAGATCACAAAGAAGGCATCGATGTACACCAAAAATTCAAAGCTAGCTGTCGGACAAACTTCCCAAAATGTCTTTAAGAAGTCTGTAAAGACCCAGACTCCACCGACCAAACTTGTGCATTACAGCAGGCAAGGAGTGTTGAGTCATCTACCTCCAGGGTCTGCCGAGAAGATTTTCATGTCTTCAACACCAATAAAATCGACAGAAGCGAAAAGAGAGAACAAAGGACAGATGGAAGAGAATCAGACCAGTAAAGAGAAGCTCAGTCCAAACAGTCGTCAGACGAAGGAAATCAACAAATTGAGGCACGAGCTGAAATTTTATGTACAGAGAATTGAAAACCTCACAAAGGAAG TTCAATCGTCTCCGACACGACAAGATGAAGatgaaagagatactttgaggAGAAAAGTGAAAAGAGCTGAACAGACTAACCGATCATCCCGTCTAGTCTACTCCCTGCAACAACAA GTCAGAGAATTACAGGAAGATCTTAAGAAAGCAGGGCCAACAAAGATCAAACACAGCAAGAGA AGCCAGATCCTCACCCGATTAGCTGCTGCTCATCGCGGGGCAGTTCGCATCCTGCAGGCATTTCTACAACAACTACCAGACCAGGTCACTGAAAAAGGAATACTGCCACCACTCTACCAAGAACTGGGTCAATTGATCCATAAGCTTTCACTGTGCACAAGGCAGCTAGAAGTTGATCACAACGGAATCCCAGATGATATTTTCACGATATTCGAGAAATTTCAG ACTCCAGTAAAGTCTCGGCATTCATCAGGTGTCTCAGGAGGAGTGAGAAACCTATCTCCAGTCAGCAgcagaagaaaacttgaatTTGGGAAGAACCTTTTTTCTGATCAGAATCATCAACCATCAGTGTCTCCTCTGTTTAAAG AATACGTTCCACATCAGCAAGCCCAACACTTCTCACCACAGAGACGTTTTTCTCCAGGGTATGGGACAGCTCAACGGCTCAGATCTGATGTTGTCAAACAAATAG CAACACCAGGCTCCCCAGAGAGAATTGCAGCGATCAAAGCAGGTCTGGAAGCTTTGATGAGAGTCGAAGAACCAAATTATAACAAGAGGGAGAATTCTAACAAGACAAAGCCTCTCACTCAGAAGAAGAGACCATTGTTAAGAGGAAGAAAAGGAGTTCTGTTACCTTCAAAGTCAAAG GCATCTCAAAGTCAAGATAATAAAGGGAGACATTTGACAAGCAATGCCCACTATCAACAAGCAACCAAAGCATCCaaattgaaggcaacagaggttAGAACACAGAGGAACACAGAGGAGGCAAAACCAGATCAGAAACCTCCTTGGGCACCACCTGGATCACCTCATAGTTCTCACAGGTCACCAACACAGAGAAAGCTGGAGCCAGAAGAGAatgaaggagaagaagaagagttAAAGAGGGGTCTTCCCAGGACAAAGAGGGTTTTGTTCGAAGACGAAGCAGAAGATATTAACAATGTTGAATTGACTAGAGGAGAATTACTTCAAAGAGAAAGATCTGAGAGACTTGATGATGCGAGAGACTTTGATTGGTTAAGAGAG GATGACTGTAATGAAAGATTGAGTTACCATGGTAGCAGCACCCAGAAGTCAAAGGACGCAGAGTCCATGATCACGGAGGCAGAGAGACGAATATTAAAGAGGCTTGAACCACTCCTAGAGAAAGCTGAA GTTACAGACCAGGCTGGTCTACTTAGTGAGCTACTCCTGGAGGATGTTTTAGAGGATACAGTACAAGAGGTGGAGGAGATGAAGAGACAAAATGAAGCAGAGAGGTTAGCTGGTAGCCTGGAGAACAAACCTACGTATGAAACCATGCTGCAAACTCTGGAGAGGATGGAG GCGGAAGAAGATAGAATACGAAGAAGATGGAAACGGGTATCCTATCACGACCCTCTGACCAGAGACGTGGAAAGACACGATAAGAAAGTTGGGGATGAACTGTTCATGGGCACGCCGTTAGAGGGCGATCTTCTGGAAAG GCTTGAAGAACCACCAGTAAAGCACACTGGTATACATTATACCACAAGGACTGCACCATCTGGTAGAACTATTGCAATATCTGATCCTGGCATGGTAGAATATCACCTCGTTGGTGATGACCCATCACAGGTCACAGACAGTGACTCATCTCAGGTGATCGACGGTCACTCTCGGGTCATCGGGGTTTGTCGCTCCTCTTTGGTCATAGGCGACGACTCAGAAAGAAGCCCTTCTTCATCAATAGAGGAACAACATTCCCCTAGACAGGAACCTCTCCATGCTTGGAGTAGATCCCCTCAAAGTCGGTTTAAAATAAATGTACCCTCGGATGTGGAGAAGAGCGTTCAAGAAAACAGAAGGATCTTCCAAAATCATCTGAAGAGGAAGTCTCACTTAGAGTATGGAGAGTTTGATCCGTGGAAACTTATATCTGA agtCTCCGATGATCTTGTGGATGGCATTTTACAAGATGTTGCCGAAGAATTAACAGATTTCAGTGGCGGGTTTATGGATGCACTTTACAAAGCTGAATTTGAAGACAAAACAAGTTAA